In Triticum urartu cultivar G1812 chromosome 6, Tu2.1, whole genome shotgun sequence, the following proteins share a genomic window:
- the LOC125515353 gene encoding ribosomal RNA small subunit methyltransferase, chloroplastic, which translates to MLGLTSLSPRPARPSPSPATPPHRRPPPPGGRIRPTSAVSTAPSDGGGAADDYHSTIRSLNSHGRRHVPRKSLGQNYMLNARVNEELVAAAGVEEGDVVLEIGPGTGSLTAALLAAGATVVAVEKDKHMATLVRDRFGSTEQLKVIEEDITKFHVHSHFLPILEEKSRGKKKYAKVVSNLPFNVSTEVVKQILPMGDVFSVMVLMLQDEAALRLANASIQTPEYRPINVFVNFYSEPEYKFKVERANFFPQPTVDGGVIRFKIKDAGEYPPVSSNKSFFSMVNSAFNGKRKMLRKSLQHLCSSADIEAALTNIDLPPTARPSELGMDDFVRLHNHLGKV; encoded by the exons ATGCTGGGGCTCACTTCCTTATCCCCGCGCCCAGCGCGCCCTTCCCCGTCTCCGGCCACGCCTCCTcaccgccggccgccgccgcctggcGGCCGTATCCGTCCCACATCCGCCGTATCGACCGCCCCgtccgacggcggcggcgcggccgaCGACTACCACTCCACCATCCGCTCCCTAAACTCGCACGGCCGCCGCCACGTCCCCCGCAAATCCCTCGGCCAG AACTACATGCTGAACGCGAGGGTGAACGAGGagctggtggcggcggcgggggtggAGGAGGGGGACGTCGTGCTCGAGATAGGCCCCGGGACGGGCTCGCTCACCGCCGCGCTGCTCGCCGCCGGCGCCACCGTCGTCGCCGTCGAGAAG GATAAGCATATGGCTACCCTTGTGAGAGATAGATTTGGATCCACAGAGCAATTGAAG GTCATTGAAGAAGATATTACAAAATTTCACGTTCACTCTCATTTTCTCCCTATCCTGGAGGAGAAATCTCGTGGCAAGAAAAAATACGCCAAG GTTGTGTCAAACTTACCATTCAATGTCAGCACTGAAGTTGTCAAACAAATTCTCCCAATGGGAGATGTTTTCTCTGTCATGGTGCTCATGCTTCAG GATGAAGCGGCACTACGCCTTGCAAATGCTTCAATACAAACACCAGAGTACCGACCTATCAATGTGTTTGTGAATTTCTACTCTG AACCTGAATACAAGTTCAAAGTAGAGAGGGCCAACTTTTTCCCTCAACCGACG GTTGATGGTGGTGTTATAAGGTTTAAAATAAAGGATGCTGGGGAGTATCCGCCTGTTAGTTCTAACAAAAGTTTCTTTTCAATG GTGAACTCCGCGTTCAATGGGAAACGCAAGATGCTTCGGAAATCACTTCAACACCTATGTTCTTCTGCTGACATTGAGGCTGCTCTTACCAATATCGATCTTCCGCCTACG GCTAGACCGTCTGAACTGGGGATGGATGATTTCGTGAGGTTGCACAATCACCTGGGAAAAGTATGA